GCAATCGAGCCCACTTGCATACGGACTATTTTTTTATTACTATATCTATTGAAAGGAATATTAAACATGGTAAATATTTGACAAAAAATTACCTTAATAAGACCCTTGGGCTTGATTGGAGATATTGATAGGATTTGATAGCAGCAAATAATCTGACTTAAATAAAACAAAAAACAAAAACATGTATTATATCAACTATTCCCAAACAACTTATAGAAGGCATAAAGCTAATCCTATTAGCTCATGGAGTCACTAAAAGCTAAATAGGAAAATCTGTTTATTACTATAATAAATCAATTTGACTCTTTTGAGAAAATCTGATTGATTTAATTTACAATTATTAATTGTAGCATTTTAATTTTTAAACTCATTTTTCTTAATTTTATGTTATTCGTTAACCAAAAATTAATGGCTCTTATGCTTTTATCTGTCATAGCAGCACCATATGGATGCAATCCTGGAACAGCTAACCAAAGGCCACTCAGCCAACCACCTACTCAAGAACCAACCGATAGTAATAAACAAACAACTCCTAAGACATCTGCTCCTTCTGTTCATACAAATCATTCAGGTGACACAACAATAATACAAGAAAATATAGAACCTAATAATAATGGAGATGATGGTAATAAAATAGAACTAAAACACACAAATCATATTAGATCAATCAAAAAAAACAAAATAGAACCAGAAAAAAATGGTTCAACAGTACAACAGAGTGATGATGATGAAATAGAACCAGAAAAAAATGACTCAACAGTACAAAGTGATGAAAAGGATGATGAAATAAAACCAGCAAAAGGGGAAGAGAAAAACAAGCCAGGTTTCTTTAAACGTCTCCTTAAGAGAAAGAAAAAAAAAGACAAATAAGAGCGTAAAATAATCTTATGAATTAGTAAATTTTACCAATTTTACCAATTTTACCAATTTTACATTTTAATATTGGTTTAATCCGTATCCATTCACTGTATACTCAGCTATAGAAGCCATACAGCTGAATGGATACTATTTTAGTATTTTTTTATTTTATATACTATATGAAACTAGAAAAACAACATCTTTCAGATCTCCTACTTATTCAACCTACCATCCACCGCGATTCAAGAGGATATTTTCTAGAATCTTATCATAAAGATCGGTTTTATGAATTTGGCTTGGATGTTTCTTTTGTACAAGAAAATAGATCTTTATCTAAAAAAGGAACTGTAAGAGGCCTGCATTACCAATTAACACCTTATGCACAAGCAAAATTAGTGTATGTAGTACATGGTGCTATATGGGATGTTGTGGTAGACTTACGTACAGCAATGGGGACGTTTGCCCATTGGCAGGGATTTTTTCTTTCTTCAGAAAACCAACACCAACTTTTTATCCCTAAAGGATTTGCCCATGGCTTTATAGCATTAGAAAATAATACGGTAGTATGTTACAAATGTGATATGTATTACCATCCACATGTAGAACAGGGTATCCACTTTCAGGACCCTACACTACGTATACCTTGGGAAAAATATGCTACTCCTAGCATCATTTCAGAAAAAGATGCAAAGCTTCCATTATTACAAAATGCTATATACAATTTTTAAAACCGACATTAAGGAAATGTGCTACCAAATTTTTTACTGTTCATTTTATATTTAATTGTAAATCAGTTATAAAATAATATATGTTGTATACAGAACATAGTGTACCTGAAGCGTTGCTTCTTTTTTTATGTTACACGCATTACAAGGGCCATCTTTGTTTGGTGGAGGTTTTATTGTATATGTAGCGAAAAACTCAAAAAGTCTTATATATTTGTTATAAAAAGCTATTGATGCATTAAGAGTTTATCTTATGCAAAAACAATAAGAAAATTTATATTATGCAAATGGATATTAAAAAAAGATATACAATCACTGCTGCGCTCCCTTATGCAAATGGTCCTATTCATTTAGGCCATGTTGCTGGAGCACATCTTCCCGCTGACATATATGCGCGTTATTTAAGACAAAAAAAAAAATCCGTTGTTTTTATTAGTGGCTCAGATGAACATGGTGTTCCCATAACCGTTCGGGCACAACAGGAATCCTCTACTCCACAAGAGGTGGTAAATAAGTATCATGCACTGAATAAAAAGGCTTTGGAAGGGTTAGGTATCAGTTATGATATTTTTTCCAGAACTACTTCTTCCATGCACTATGAAACTGCTTCAAGTTTTTTCAAAGAATTACACAAAAAAGGTGTTTTTGAAGTGCATGAAACAGAGCAATACTATGATCCTACTTATAATCAGTTCTTATCTGATCGATATATCAAAGGAACCTGTCCCCATTGTACGAATCCGAATGCCTATGGAGATCAATGTGAAGTTTGTGGTAGTACACTGAGCCCTGAAGAACTTATTGAGCCCATGTCAGCTATTAGTGGAGCGAAACCAATCCTCAAGAAAACCGAACATTGGTACTTGCCTTTGCATAAATATGAAACATGGCTTAAAAAATGGATTTTAAAAGAACATAAAGAATTTAAAACCAATGTATATGGTCAGTGTAAAGGTTGGTTAGATCAAGGATTACAACCACGAGCTGTAACACGTGATTTGTCTTGGGGTATTCCTGTTCCATTACCAGAAGGTAAAGATAAGGTACTTTATGTTTGGTTTGACGCACCCATTGGTTATATTAGCGCAACCAAAGAGTGGGCAGCGGCCAAACAAGTAGACTGGGAACCTTTTTGGAAAGATCCGAATACCACATTGGTGCATTTTTTGGGAAAAGATAATATTGTTTTTCACTGCATAATTTTTCCCGTTATGCTTAAGGCACATGAGGGTTTTATTCTTCCTAAACAAGTGCCTGCTAATGAATTTCTAAATTTAGAAGGTCAAAAATTCTCTACATCTAGAAATCATGCAGTATGGTTGCATGAATATTTAGAAGATTTTCAAGATAAAGAAGATGTATTGCGTTATGTGCTCTGTACCATTTTACCAGAAAATAAGGATAGTGATTTTACTTGGAAAGATTTTCAAGATAAAAACAATAATGAACTTGT
This sequence is a window from Cardinium endosymbiont of Culicoides punctatus. Protein-coding genes within it:
- the rfbC gene encoding dTDP-4-dehydrorhamnose 3,5-epimerase, whose translation is MKLEKQHLSDLLLIQPTIHRDSRGYFLESYHKDRFYEFGLDVSFVQENRSLSKKGTVRGLHYQLTPYAQAKLVYVVHGAIWDVVVDLRTAMGTFAHWQGFFLSSENQHQLFIPKGFAHGFIALENNTVVCYKCDMYYHPHVEQGIHFQDPTLRIPWEKYATPSIISEKDAKLPLLQNAIYNF
- the metG gene encoding methionine--tRNA ligase — protein: MQMDIKKRYTITAALPYANGPIHLGHVAGAHLPADIYARYLRQKKKSVVFISGSDEHGVPITVRAQQESSTPQEVVNKYHALNKKALEGLGISYDIFSRTTSSMHYETASSFFKELHKKGVFEVHETEQYYDPTYNQFLSDRYIKGTCPHCTNPNAYGDQCEVCGSTLSPEELIEPMSAISGAKPILKKTEHWYLPLHKYETWLKKWILKEHKEFKTNVYGQCKGWLDQGLQPRAVTRDLSWGIPVPLPEGKDKVLYVWFDAPIGYISATKEWAAAKQVDWEPFWKDPNTTLVHFLGKDNIVFHCIIFPVMLKAHEGFILPKQVPANEFLNLEGQKFSTSRNHAVWLHEYLEDFQDKEDVLRYVLCTILPENKDSDFTWKDFQDKNNNELVANIGNLVNRTFSLVHLYFDGKVPPRNFSSQNEHNLFKTLNASFVEVGNAIEQFKFKEGLQLCMSYATLGNKYLTEMAPWNLIKLNKELTGSVLNVTLQLIATVTLLIRPFLPKTSNKMADMLGLIEIGWDNINVANLLKPGDPLKLPELLFEKIEDSVIETQRKKLQNT